cccgtctcgcttctttgtAGCAAAACCCGAGAAAAACCCGCACATGCTGCGGAAAAGGGCGCAGGCGTGggagacacacagcgaaCGTCAGAATGCGAAGGAGTCCTTTGTTACACTTAGAAGCATGACGGTATATTCTATCATGGTTTGTGTTCACACTGTTACTCTCCCGTTAAACACCCGTTTTTTGTTTGATACACTTTCCTTCTCGGTGCTAGTTTGATCTTAAAGTACCAGAAGCAGGTTGCATGGATCGGCCTCTTGACAAAACATGCCATGCATTGCCACCAAAGCGGTTGTGGACCTCGCAATTATAACGAACAGGAATACAGGACATTAAGCCAAAGTTCAGTTCAAGCGCAGAGCAGTGCATTCGACGCCTGGCGCGAAGAGAAGCTAACGGGTCCGGTGGCGGTGGCCGCCTGGGGGGCCGTTGCCGGAAACACAGCCGTCTGCACGGGGAATCGAAACAGCGATGTTCTTTAAAGCATGAGAAATGGTAGGGGAAGGGGAAACGGAACAGAGAGATACCCTTGGGCACGACAACTGAGAGAAAGGGTAGAAACAGAGTAGAAGAAACAACAAGGGACCCTTGTGCGCGCGGCGTAAACCCCACGAGCAACAGCGGCTCCGTGTTGAGTGGAAGGATCGCCTTGTACTGTGTCATCACTTTTGACCTGACGTTTCGAGTGCATGCTTTGCTTTTTGTCGTGACTCCTCCGGAATATCGAACAGACCATCTCACACTTGAACTGTTTCTGAACGTTAAGGGACAAACACGAGAGCGGCTTCAGATACGTAACGCCGGTTCAGCTGCTGTGTTGCCGCcgtgtctgtctttttttctgcttcaaACGCGAGGCTATTGGTCATCTCCTACCTCCGCTATACGGAGATAGAATACGAAACCAGTCGCACGTACCGTTCGTTTCGTAGACACGCACATTTCCTGTTGTTTGCTTTCACACGGTAGGGAACAGCCTTAGGTTCCCCAGCATTGGCTGTGTCGGCACGGAAAGAAACAATGAAGACAATTCACGATATATTGACCTCCGGTGGTGCTTTTATTCAGAACCTGCGTTCGCTTGCTGTCTAGGTCAGACCTACTACGGCGTGGCAACATATAGGTATGTGGGTGTCACATTAGGGTTTGTTTCGTCAGAGTGAAAACGGCGTTGCCGCAACGATAGTGTAACAATGCCCAGAGGTGTCAGCTTGTTACGTGGAGAAACAATCGGTGAGAATGCCGTTCTGAAACAGAACTCTTTGACAAAATGGACATTTGTTGCTTGGGCGGACGGGTGCCGCTTTGTTTTGTGCACACGCCTAGTTATTGCCTGTCATTCTGACATGCCCAGGATATATGTGTCAGGCTCAGCAACAACGAAAAGGGAAAATGCTGAGGAAAGCGAGCAGTGTAGAAGTCGAATATGCCCAAACGCGCTGCAGTGCGAAACCCCAGACAAACGTGAGTGGTAAGGAACATAAGAAGCGCATCTCCTCTCCAACTTCATGGACCGTAGAGTCCTTTATTCAAATCAAAACGGCGCTGGGGTACAATTGACCTCCAGTTGACCCGTGCGGGTGTAAAAAGAGCCTTAagctttttctttcgcctcttcatCAACTTTCTCCCTCGAAGCGTGTCTGCTGCAGACGTAAACTGCCCATGCCACATTCAGCTCGACAACGACGGACTGTCTTCCAGAATTTCTTCGAGGCCTCCGAGGTAGGGCTGAAGGGGCTTTGGTATCCGGACACCACGTTTCTTGCCAGAGTGATCCTCTTTGATAAACTGAAAAAGGGACGCAGGGAACCGGTAGCACGGATGTACCTCTTCACCAGACCATTCAGAAAACAAGTGAAACAGAAAGCGCCTCGGTGGTGAAAAACAGTGCACTTCACTGTGTGTTTTGCTGTAGCTGAACACGTATTTTCTTCGTAGACCTAGCAAATGACGGCCTTCTCAATCGTACACCTGAGGTCCACCCTCGTCCTTTGCTACGTCAATGCCCTCGACAACCTTATATAGGCAAGTGCAAAGCTTAGAACCGCCTTGTTCTGTGTAGCTTCTACACGGATGAACTGGGGTACTCTGTCGCTCAAACCTTGTTGACGCGTCTATTTATGCAACCAAGGATATCCAACCGGAACAGCTGCGCCGTTTGTCGGTCCTCTTATCCAGCCTTTAAGCCTATCTCGGTGAACAGCGCAAGCTCCTGAAAAACGTATTGTCTAATGCACTCGCACCCACACGCTCAGACACGTCTAGACTGCAAGGACGTTCGTGCAtgccctcttcttccgccacGTTACTTGATGGTTTTCTATCACAGCCACCAGCGTCCTGCCGACAGCCAGCGTGGAGCCGTTCAGCgtgaaacagaaacgcgatGAGCGTTTCGCTGATGTCTGTCCGGCGTCCCCTGCTTCCTTGTTTTTGCTGGAGACCGTCTGCTGTCGCGAGGCACCCTTTGAGGGTTGAAATTTCACAGACAGACGCCGAGCCTAAAGAGCGGACAAGTGAAGCGGCAACGGAAGAAAGAGTAACAAAGTCGAAGACGTGGACAGAACGCCGAAAACACCCTTCCATGGAACCCAGGAAAATGCGCCAGTATATGTGCACAAGTGTCAACGGAAACGCCAGCTGCACAAATGGAAAAACGACAGCCACAAGCAAATTCTTCCGACAGCATGAGCATCTCAGGAACGGTAGAATAAAGAAGCGACTGCGCACACACACTCCCAGGAGAGCAATCAACCAACGGGAAGATGCATGTGAACTGAAAATGATATCGTGTATGGAGTCAACGTCTTCGTGAAGGACAAAATACACGCCTGAGTGGAAAAAAAGGACCCCCCAGGTTGCCATGAATTCATGCCTCCTGAATTACAGACAGAAGGCCAGCAGCACACCTGGTAGTCCCAGCAGTTTGAGATCGAAGATACTTCGAGAAACCCTTGGAGGCTCGGAATCCACGCCTGACAACAAAGGAAAGAGCGGAGACAACACCCAACGTGGCACCTGTACCTGCAGGAGTGTCAACCCATTTGAATGGAAATGGAAGAAATGTAAAACTATTATCATACAGCCTTTACACGGCGACCTGGGGCGAGCCCCGGCGACTACATGAAAGGGCTGGGGCGCGCAGGTGTTTACGAGAAGCTTCGATGTTTTTCCACTGGCGCAGCGGAGACGTCTGGGATGCCATGTCCaccacacagagagaatATCTAGATTGCAGGTACACAGAAATGGACAACTTCATTTCACACAAACGCAGAACCAAACGGCATTTCCTGTCCGTGTCGTGGTTTACCTCCAGATCGTAACATATGGCGGCGGTGGCACTCATGTCTCCGCTGCAGAGGAGAACCTCGCGAAACGGAATCTGTAGTTCCCTGGTCGTACGTACGGACAAAAAAACCACAAATAGCCTCTCATTCCTAGATGCAGGGACTGTACGCGCGAATCCAGGCCTTCGCCCGCAGTCTCCGACTGCGCTGTTCTGCAGTGGACGCTTTCGGCGTCTCACGTTCTTACTTTAAAAGCGTTTTCCCGATCTTGCGCAGTCGTGcatgctcttcttctgcttgctCCGGCGTGCAGATGACGACGGACTCGACTTTCTCAAAGACTTGTTGTCTGAGAAGGCCCCGATTCCACCTGCCGTAGGTTCCGTCTTCCAGCCTGTGTACGCACACACGTTTGGTCATGGTCTCTTAAACCTTGCAAAAGGCACGCGTTTGCCGTGTGTTCCACTTACATGCACGTGGTTCCACCGTCCATGCCAGGAGAGAGACCCCGCAGGGAGTGGCTTTCTACCCTTGCAATCGATATCTCGACCGTCAGGACGAGAAATTCATTTGCGCTACAGCAGACCCGCATAAGACtttgaatgcatgcagcgttcCACGGATACGCTCCGACTGCAGGTTCCAGTCCCCTCGAAAGCAGGACTGCCTCTCTGAGGGACCTAGAAAAACGCCGCATGTGGCTTTGCGTTCGTGGTGAGGCGTAGCCAATGAAGTTCTTTTCGAGCGTTTAGGATTGCTGTCCACCACGGTTCATGGAAAGCCAAGGCAACCCTCGACTTCAGCTTGTTGACCGCGCTGTTGTTCGTGTACACATTTTCTGTGAGACCCCGGACACAACGGCAGGTGAAAGCTGCGGCACCAATCAGCACAGATCGGAGGAAACATCAACCGAGAGgagctcgctgtctcgcaACTCACCGGAAGCAAGGCGTCGCTGCAGTCAGGCGTATTGGCAGGTCCTCTTCCGGAATTCGCTTTTGCCTGAAAGGCGCACCGGAAACATGGAAACACAACGGGTTAGACATGGGGGAAAACGACAAAGATAAAGCGAGTGTGCCAGTGTAAGAGTTTACTTTCTCAGCATTTGCGGTTCTTCTTCTATCCATGTTTCACCTTCATACCGCTTGCACAGACAAGCGCAGCGGACAGAAAGGGGTACCCTCAGCACCCTCACCTCACggcgcttcgctgtcttctctccttcaagGCGAGTCGAGACATCGGACGAGTTGTACCTCAGACGGATGGTCTGCATCTTCCATTCCGTTTCGTTCATCATCACATTCTTATCAGAGTCTCCCCTAGAGTGGAATTCTCCAGAGACTTCTTCTACCCATAGGAATAGCAGAGTGAACCCGTAAGTACGCGAATGGCGAGAGATCGAAGCTCGGAGACAGGCAGGGGCAGAGGCTCCTCACCTGTAGAAGCCAACGAGAGGCACCTCGGCCGTAGGAATAAGGAAGGCATTTTCTCCAGCGAtctgaaaggaaaaaaagatgACAGTGCCTCGACCGGCCGATGCACGTTTGGCTGAGTCGCAGCTCCTgtgaaaggaagagagggcagCTGGGCCTTGAGAAGGCTCTAGCCAAGAAGCGGGTGTTCCTGTCGTATGCATCGGTGAAAAAACCTGTTGCACTCGAAAACCCCACAATGACCATATGCATGCGATGGCCTAGACAAGCATAACGAGACCTCCAACCCACAGACCTGAAAAGGTAGACAGAAGAACGGTTCTAAAAAACAGACACCCACTGTTTTACACGTCGCTACTGCGTGGTGGACTTGGCCTCGAGGCGTCCGTAGCCGCGAGGGGACCTGTTGTGCTATCCTTCTCTTCAGTGTATCACAGAAACCTGCATCGCCAATTCTCGACGGCACGCTGTCATTTCCAACAGGCCTGCCTGCGCATCTACCACCTCATTGACTTGTCACTGATGTGGAGGCTCAAAGGCAACCGCAGAGCgatctcgctttctctcgccctTCCCGTCCCCTCCTGTTCACGAGCCACTGGCACAAATCCCAGGCATCCCGCAAGAGAGAACTGTTTGGGAGATAGTCCTCCGAGTGTCGGGGCCCTCACTTGGTTGTTCGAGGTCGCCGGAAGAGCAAAGAGACCGTTTTCCAGGCGGGGGAGCTGGCCAGTGCCTTCGAGGGTGGAGCGGCTGCGAGCGAAAGAAACATCAAACCCCCACGAGAAACACCAGTGAGGTGGGCCTTACCCCTGGAAGTCTGGCAAGACCACTCGCTTGTGCATGGGCGTTACCACGAGACCGAACTTCACTCGGATTCTTCTGTCGAAAGCCGCACCCTTTGCCGCAAGCTGTTGTGTACCATGAAGGAGTGCTAGCTGCGCAGAAAGCATCCCTTTCTGGTTTGTCAAACAGTGCGCATGGAGAGTCGCGTGCACGAGCCATGAATCAATCGACATGTTTCCCTATCCCAGTTtggggtttagggtttaggggGGACCTGTGAAACGACTGAAAACAGGTAGACAGATACCAATCACCAAGGAGGTAACTCTACGGCCGTGAACCGATTCATTCCAGCGACTCCCTCTGGAAGTCATACACGGGTGTATTCAACACAAGAGACACCAGCGAGGACGGTTCATAACCGCGCAATACAAAAATGTGACAATTACAGTCTGTGCAATGTCGTCAAAGAGCACCGGCGTGCAATTTcgtgcttcttcgtcgcagCAGATTCGTCGTTTCCCCATCGCCTGTCTCTCAAACTTGAGAACTAAGCATAGCGCAGAAACGCGCCTTACCTGACAATCAGAGGAGGAACTCCGACCTCCGTAAACTTTTTGCCGTCTTCAGTgtcgagggcgagaaggaaatcgaGAAAGTAATTCTTCAAAGCTCTATGCAGTCGAGCCACCATACCGCGTAGGGCGGAATGCCGTCTGCCAGCCATGCGAGTAGTCGCCTCGCCATCGGTGGAGGCGTTgaggacagcgagaagagtcGAATGATCGAGGAGCCCatgcgacgaagaagcggaggtCTCCGGGGTCACCTGTCTTTCAAACGAAGACGCTGCAGCCGTTCCAGGAACACCCGCCACCTTTTGTGAAGGCTCCGTGCTTCCACCGTCCTCATCGAtttcgttgtctctctcctccaatGCTTCTTCCACCCCTCTCTGCCAAGCGCAGCCTGTAGATAACGGGTggcgaacagaagaaggaggagaaggaggagacatTTCCGGGTGCAGGAAGGACGAcggtgcagagagagaaggcggccaCCAGCGGTCAACCTCTTGGTTATCCCTCGAGTCGATCCCCAATGGAACCTGAAGGGAGAAGTAAAAAACGCGTGAACACAACAACATCGAAGTCTTTGGGGGTTAACAGTGGTATGCTGTGGGCCTGGCTTCTGACAAGTTGCTCGAAACGTCTGGAGCACACAGTTCCCAGACCATGGATGCGTGTCTTCGGCATCCCGGGAAGACGCCCCAAGGCATGTCGAGTCGATGAAGAAAACTtttgagaaaaaacgcgcccccccccccacgTGCGTCGAGAGgggtggaggagagagccgAGTTTTGAGACTGCACCGACACACAGACAAGCCGCAATTTCGTCTTGACCATCTCTGTAGAAAGTCTCACTCGGCTGTCTAATGCATTGGGAAGTCGCTTCATGATGGCGCTGATTCGTGATCCAGACTCGCGGAGCTCCTGAACTCGACGAGCCACAGTGGCACGAGTCTGGGCGGCCTAAACACACCAGCAGCGAacgcaggaaagagaaagacgcgtcGTCCAGAGCACCGTGAACCTGCCACTGTACGCACGCTCAGGGAAGCCAAGACGTCCCCAGgccagaaaaaaaactgcCGGGGAGAGAACTGGCGCCTCAGCTGCTCAGAAGCGAGTGACACAGGCACAACGTTACCCTTAGCTGGAGGCACAGCAGGACTACGGAGCTGCATCCGGCGCTAGAGAAACCAACAGGAGTCGCAGCAAAGAATGGAACAGAGTTGGGGAGGAAGGCCGACGAGATGCGACCGCCTTTTCGCGTGGAGCTGTGGCATGACTGCACCTTGAGGGCGAACTCGaagtctgcgtttctcctctgaCCTGCtcgtggagagaggcgagcgcCGGTTGCTGCTCTgaagcagaaagacagacacacagagccCGCGAGGGACGAACGCCGAACTGGAAAAGCGTTGCTGACAACCGTTCAGGCGGTCCAGCTTGAAAGGACAGACACACTGAGACATGTTTCGCGAACACGAAGTCCCTCGTGCTACCCTTGCGGGTCGCAGAGCTGGCGagctgtttccttttcttctgtctgttcttgcaagagaagagaacgaggggtTTGCGTTCGAGGTCGGTCCACACACGGGAATCCCTTTTTGAGGAAGTTAATGAGGGACGGGGAGGATGCAGTCACATATCGCGAGACGGCTGAACGCAGTGGAGCCCAGTATCCTGAGACAGCCCGGCAAGTCGAAAAGCACGTATTCCAGTGTGTACCCTGCTCAAAAGGAATTCCAATAGAGCAGCAGCGACACTAGCGTGACTGAAGTGCAAACCATCTCTAATCGGACGACGAACAGTATAGGCATCCCTCGGCGGGACCTCGCCATCCACATTTGTTTTGGCGCACAGTTCACGCAGTCCCTCTTGACGCACCTTTCTTCacctttctgcctctttcggTCTCGGTGCCACCCAAACGCTCCCTTTCTTCAAAAGGGTCAACGTCATCCTTCTGCGCAATTGCGAACTCCTGGGAAGCGGCgaaggcagcagctgcgcgaTGGCGGCGCTCCGTGGCTCTGCGCCAAGTCTCCACTTGCAGACGGCGATGTGTGGGCAGGAGATGTTCTGACACAGAACAGCGGAAAGCGGAGAGACCAACGGAGTGCGTTGTCTGTGTGGGGGAGGGGGAGAGGGGGAGTACTCGGGGGGGGGGGTActcgggggggggggggtacTCGGCAAGCACGGAacgcaggcagagaggagaagcgtgACAGACTGCTACAGTCGTGGAGACGTGAGCTCCGGGAGAGGGAATCTAGCTGTGTCCAGACACCTGAATGTTTCGCGGGGTGTCCCCCGTCGTGATTCTgggtgaaggagaagagactcaCCGATGAGATTTCTTGCCGCATCCACCACCTCCGTGGATTCGTGGCGTTTTTCAAGGGCATCAAGGACTTCCTTGCCTCTTTCCGCAACGTGCCTCAGACTCATCATTTGCAACGGCTCTCCAGTGTCTTTCGCCTGCTCATCTTCAGCAACTCCGATCCGGCGACAAGGCCCCTCACCGCTGTTCGCGTGTGTGCTGCGACCTGCGGAAGGCCCGCGGCCTGTGGCGCATCTgacttcttcgttctctctggcCGTTTCCGGACTGTGGATTCTCTGCACAGGATTCCTCGCTGCAGAACCCCCGTGGTTCTCACAGAGGTGTGAGCTGTGAGCCTCCTGAGAAAGAGCTGTCAGGAGTCGTGTCTTCCAGTCGCGGCTCAGCGACGGTGATAGCCGACGCCCTCGTCCACCCAGCGGACCCCGCAGACGcccggaaagagagaaaggggaaccGAATCGTGAGCGCAAAGGCTGCGGCGACACTGAGAACCGTGAGGAGGATGGACACGAGGAAACGCCGGAACGAGAAAACCGCCATCTTGAGCCATGAGTTGCCCCTCCTAGGTGAAGGCGCCACACGGCCTTTGCAGGCGGCGCGCCGAGAGCTTCCTCCAAGCTGCTCGGACGTCCCGACAAAAATGAGAGCGCAGTTCGAATCTCCTCGGAAGAAGGGACTGAGGGAGTCGAGGAACGGATTGGGGAAACGAAGGGGAACCGCAGACACAGATCGAACTGGAAAGGCGTTTTGCGTTGGCGAAGAGATAGCGGCAACGAAGTGGTCATAGCCTGCGCTCTAACCTGTTTTGTACCGCCTCGGCGGCCATCGCTTCGTCGGCTCCATTTTCCTCCTCTGGGGTCAGCTGAAGCCGTGAAgggggaggaaggaaagtCGTGAGACGAAAGCGCGGAAGAGGGACGGAGCAGTGACAGGGAAGGCTGAGCGAAGAAATCTGTCCCGTCATTCGTGTGAACCGACGTTTCCGAACAAAAGGGTGCTCGGTGTCTGACAAGACTCCGGGCTTCGCTGCACAAGATTTGACGCGGGAGGAGCAGgcagcaagagaaagaaaggagtgCGAAACAGACTCGAAGCCTAACCATCGATCGAAAAGATCTGAGCACAGCAGCGGGGGTCAGGATTGTGAAAAAAGACGACTCTTGCCGAGCTCAAGACCAAAAGTTGACTCCATGCGCCGACACTCCAACAaagcctgcatgcgttggtGTCATTTGTCTGCGCCTCTTGCGTCTGAGACACGCGACAACAAACGGTGCCAACGAGTGTTTGTAGATGAAGAATTCAGTCAGGATCCGCTCCGGGAAAAGACTGTGCAAGAAAAACTGTCGGCTCGAACAGTCGATGCCGCTTTCTTGGTGTGTGCCAAACAAGACAGCTACACATGCGAGACTCTCTCCGTTTGTTTGAAGATCGAAAGAAATCTAACGTCGACATGTGCAGCGAAATCGACACACGTCCAAAACCTCAAACCAAAGGTATCTACAGGCCCTTGCACAGGCGAAGTTTATGTGGAAAGCAAGCACCTTGTTGAGGAGACTTGCccgtcgctgcatgcgctgtctCGGGACTTCTTTTCGTCGATTGGCAGCTTTGTACGGAGTATAGCGGACGTGAAGCAATACACCAACAGTTCCGAGAGCATGTGAAACTATCGAAAACAGACTCTTCGTCATACAACGCATCATACAGATGCTCTTTGCAAGTAGTTACAGACCGAGCAGTGCCTCACTCTGAGCATTTTCGCTGGAACCACGTTTGCAGCACGACCGTCGCACGAAACGTGTGGTAGCAAAACTGATGCATCTCGTATGCCACTGCATGTATGCGACTATGAAAGTGGAGATGTTTCGTTCCCTACGTTATGCCGGTACCGCACTAGTCTAGGTTGCCCGCTTTTCTAGAGAGCGTGAAAAGTGAAACACTAAATGCAGCACACGTTGTTGCACACAGTCGACTGTCACCAGAGCATTCCTCTGGATACGCACAAGGAGTCACATCCAGTCGGTGATTAATTCCATTGCTGCCAGATCGTGCATAGGTGGACTGTGTGGCAGTGAAGTCTCGCCGATCCCCGACACCAGCTCGCCCGCTGGTTGTCTAATGGCTTACAAGTTACATTACTAGCAAAGAGCAGAAAGCTGTGCCACAGTAACAGGCCGTCGAAACGCAGCGTTTTAGAATGGTcagcttcttttctgaaGGAAAAGTCTACCTGTGGATCTAGGGGTTCTGCATTGAGGTTCTGGCCAGGGCGGCGCCAGCACTGAGTACAGACTTTCCCCGCTAGTCCTCATCAATAGCAGGGCACACTGCAACCAAGCTTTTCTCCTGGACCACAATAGTGGCATTGGGGACAACCACTCAGGTACTCAGAGTTGCATGCCACGTACTCCAACCAATGAACTCGAACAGGATagtgagaagagaaagtgtAGCAAAAACACGAAATCGGATTTCTGTCGATGCTCTGATCAAGCTTCCATACCAGCccatggagaaaaagaagaaggcgtaCCGGACCCATGGATGCTCACGCAGCAAAAGACGCTTAGAAAACAGACATCCCTAGTGCTCCGCTCACACTCACTGCGTTGAAGCTTTTCGGAAAATTTCAATATGAGCAGAAAAATGTGCGACGGAATATGAAACCTAGACCACCGATTAGAGGAGGTTAGTGTCGGGGTCGGCCGGTATCATGCATTGCTCGACTGCCTGGATCACTGCAGAATGAAGGGAGCAGCCGAAACGCAGGAAATACGCATGACGTCACCATCTGGTCCTACGTGGAAATAGAGGACCCCTTATTTTTAACTACATCTACATACAATCCAGAAAAACCCTTTAGATACCATAATGTGATAGACCATACCAACAAACTAGGGACAAAGTATGTTGAGATAAACAGGCTAGTGAAGAGACTCTTTCCAATCAATCGATTCCCCTCACTCTAAATCTACCGTTCGGTCTGTCACGTCAAAACGCCACCACtgtgccttctcctccctctgaTAGCAGCTACCTAAAGTAAGGTCTCAAACAGTGTCTTCCCCACCAGGTGAGggggaaggaaaacaaaaatGAATATGCGCATTTGACAGTATTCAggaaaagcaagaagaaCGGAGTGTGCCCGATACCGAACCTCCTGAACTTACCAGAGTTGACAAAGCC
This Toxoplasma gondii ME49 chromosome VIII, whole genome shotgun sequence DNA region includes the following protein-coding sequences:
- a CDS encoding serine--tRNA ligase (encoded by transcript TGME49_271625~Signal peptide predicted by SignalP 2.0 HMM (probability 0.736) with cleavage site probability 0.539 at residue 25); translation: MVRLRVCFALLSFSCCLLLPRQILCSEARSLVRHRAPFCSETSVHTNDGTDFFAQPSLSLLRPSSALSSHDFPSSPFTASADPRGGKWSRRSDGRRGGTKQVRAQAMTTSLPLSLRQRKTPFQFDLCLRFPFVSPIRSSTPSVPSSEEIRTALSFLSGRPSSLEEALGAPPAKAVWRLHLGGATHGSRWRFSRSGVSSCPSSSRFSVSPQPLRSRFGSPFSLSGRLRGPLGGRGRRLSPSLSRDWKTRLLTALSQEAHSSHLCENHGGSAARNPVQRIHSPETARENEEVRCATGRGPSAGRSTHANSGEGPCRRIGVAEDEQAKDTGEPLQMMSLRHVAERGKEVLDALEKRHESTEVVDAARNLIEHLLPTHRRLQVETWRRATERRHRAAAAFAASQEFAIAQKDDVDPFEERERLGGTETERGRKVKKEQQPALASLHEQAAQTRATVARRVQELRESGSRISAIMKRLPNALDSRVPLGIDSRDNQEVDRWWPPSLSAPSSFLHPEMSPPSPPSSVRHPLSTGCAWQRGVEEALEERDNEIDEDGGSTEPSQKVAGVPGTAAASSFERQVTPETSASSSHGLLDHSTLLAVLNASTDGEATTRMAGRRHSALRGMVARLHRALKNYFLDFLLALDTEDGKKFTEVGVPPLIVSRSTLEGTGQLPRLENGLFALPATSNNQIAGENAFLIPTAEVPLVGFYRQKRIPEEDLPIRLTAATPCFRLEDGTYGRWNRGLLRQQVFEKVESVVICTPEQAEEEHARLRKIGKTLLKELQIPFREVLLCSGDMSATAAICYDLEAWIPSLQGFLEVSSISNCWDYQARRLSVKFQPSKGASRQQTVSSKNKEAGDAGQTSAKRSSRFCFTLNGSTLAVGRTLVAVIENHQFIKEDHSGKKRGVRIPKPLQPYLGGLEEILEDSPSLSS